The Pantoea vagans genome contains the following window.
GATGCGGACTGTGAAACCCTGATTCGTGAAGCCCTGCGCGCAGCTATTTGAGGTAATGCATGATTGAAGCCGATCGCCTGGTTTCGGGTGTCCCTTTAAACGAAGAAGAGAGTCTCGACCGCGCCATTCGCCCTAAACTGCTGGCGGAATACGTCGGTCAGCCGCAGGTGCGTGAGCAGATGGAGATTTTCATCCAGGCGGCGAAACTGCGTGGGGATGCCCTTGATCATCTGTTGATTTTTGGCCCACCTGGGCTGGGTAAAACCACGCTGGCAAACATTGTCGCCAACGAGATGGGGGTTAACCTGCGCACCACCTCTGGGCCGGTGTTAGAGAAAGCGGGCGATCTGGCGGCCATGCTGACCAACCTTGAGCCGCACGACGTACTGTTTATCGATGAGATTCACCGTCTGTCGCCAGTGGTGGAAGAGGTGCTATACCCGGCGATGGAAGATTATCAGCTGGATATCATGATCGGTGAAGGTCCAGCGGCGCGCTCAATCAAACTCGATCTGCCGCCGTTTACCTTGATTGGCGCGACCACGCGTGCTGGTTCCCTCACTTCGCCACTGCGTGACCGCTTCGGCATTGTGCAGCGTCTTGAGTTCTATAACGTGCCAGATCTGCAACACATCGTCAGCCGTAGCGCGGCCTGCCTGGGCCTGTCGTTAAGTGAAGAAGGGGCACTGGAAGTGGCGCGTCGTGCGCGTGGCACACCACGTATTGCAAACCGTCTGTTGCGGCGTGTACGTGACTATGCGGAAGTGCGCGCCAACGGCAACATGAGTGGGGAAGTCTCCGCGAGTGCGCTCGATATGCTGAATGTCGATAATCAGGGCTTTGATTACATGGACCGCAAACTGCTGCTGGCCATTATCGATAAATTCTCCGGTGGACCGGTGGGACTGGACAACCTGGCGGCGGCGATTGGTGAAGAGCGGGAAACCATTGAGGATGTCATTGAACCCTTCCTGATTCAGCAGGGTTTCATTCAGCGCACACCGCGCGGCCGTCTGGCCACGCAGCATGCTTACAAGCATTTTGGTATCAGTCGCGAAGAGTAATTCGCGTCAGGCTGGTTTTACAGGTGCGCATCACTGCGCACCTCGCTATGCCGCCGGTTTTTTTGCCATGCTCAGGATGAACAGCACGGCGGCACACAGCACCACTGACGGGCCTGCAGGCGTGTCATAGGTGGCGGAGAAGGTTAATCCTCCCGTCACCGCCAAAATGCCAGTCAGCACCGCAAAGCCAGCCATCTGCTCGGGTGAACGTGAAAAACGGCGCGCGGTAGCGGCGGGAATAATCAGTAGTGAGGTGATGATCAGCGCACCGACAAATTTCATCGCCACACCAATGGTCAACGCTGTTACCAGCATCAGCATCAAGCGCGTACGTTGAATATTCACACCATCAACCTGCGCCAGCTCCGGGCTGATGGTCATGGATAACAGCGAACGCCACTGCCATGCCATCACCGCTAACACAATCGCTACGCCGCCACCCATCATCCACAAATCATCGGGTGTGACTGCCAGCAAATCGCCAAACAGATACGCCATCAAATCGACGCGCACGCCTTGCATCAGGCTGACCACCACCAAGCCCAGCGATAGCGCACTGTGTGCCATGATGCCCAGCAGGGTGTCAATTGCCAGATGCGGACGACGCTCCAGCCATACCAGACCCAAAGCCAGGCAAACGGTCACCAGAATGACGGCATAATAGGGATTCACATTCAGCAGCAGGCCAAAAGCCACACCCAGCAGTGAGGCATGTGCCAGGGTATCGCCGAAATAGGACATGCGACGCCAGACCACGAATGAGCCTAACGGGCCCGCCGCCAGCGCCAGCAAAACACCACCGAGCCAGCCGGGTAATAACAGTTCAATCATCAGGAACCCTTCCCTTTGCGCAGAACAATACGTCCCTGTAAATCATGACGGTGATTGTGGTTATGGCGATAGATAGCCAACTGCTGTGCGCCGCGTGGGCCGAACATGGCAATAAACTCGGGATGCTGCGACACCGCTTCTGGCGTGCCGGAACAGCAGATGTGATGGTTGAGGCACAACACTTCATCCGTTTTCGCCATCACCAGGTGCAGGTCATGTGAGACCATCAGCACGCCGCAGTTGAGTTCACCACGAAGCTGATCGATTAAATCGTAGAGCGCAACCTGACCGTTGACGTCAACGCCCTGTGTGGGCTCATCCAACACCAGGAGTTGCGGCTGGTTGAGCAGGGCACGGGCCAGCAACACGCGCTGTGTTTCACCACCAGAAAGCTTTTGCAGGGGGGCCTGCAACAGATGACCCGCCTGAACGCGTTTTAATGCAGGAAGAATGGCATCACGCTGGCTGCCTCGTGTCAGGCGCATAAAACGCTCAACGGTGATCGGCAGAGTGGGGTCGATATGCAGTTTCTGTGGCACATAGCCGATGCGTAAACCCGGCGTGCGTTTAACTGTACCGCTGGTGGGGGTCAGCAAACCCAGTACCGTGCGCACCAGCGTCGATTTACCTGCGCCATTTGGCCCAAGCAGCGTGAGGATTTTTCCCGGTTCCAGTGACAGGCTAATGCCTGCCAGCACGGGACGCTGAGAGAACTTCACTGAAATGTTTTCAAGTGTAACAAGTGACGACATAGTATTTACGGGTTGCATTGAATTTCGGATGTTATAATATCACATTCCATCTACGGGTCACGATGGAATGACGCATTATGTTACACATTAAGCAGCGCCTTGTTTTTACTCTTCCTGCTGCGGCAATGGTTGCCGCTTTTGCACTGCCAGCACACTCTGCTGTCGTCGCTTCGATTAAACCTCTGGGGTTTATTGCCGCCGCCATTGCGGATGGCGTCACACCGGTTGAAGTGTTGCTGCCAGATGGTGCTTCAGAGCATGATTATGCCTTACGTCCTTCGGATGTAAAACGTATTAAAAACGAGGACTTAGTCGTCTGGGTCGGTCCTGAAATGGAGGCGTTCCTCACCAAGTCTGCGGCTGAGTTACCGGCGGCTAAAAACCTGGAAATTGCCGCGATGCCCGGGGTGAAACCGCTGCTGATCCGGGGGGGTGAAGAGGAGGAAGAACATGAGCATGGTCACGATCATGACCAGGGTGCAGAAAAGTCTGAAGACCAAGACGCGTCTGATGATCATCACCACCACGGGGAGTTTAATATGCACCTGTGGATGTCCCCAGAGATAGCGAGGCAATCTGCGGTTGCAATCCATGGAAAATTATTGGAACTTATGCCGCAAAGCAGAGCCAAACTTGACGCGAACCTGCAGCAATTTGAGGCAGGATTAGCGGATGCTGACAAGCACATTGGCGCGCAGCTTGCCCCGGTTAAGAACAAAGGTTATTTCGTTTTTCACGATGCTTACAGCTACTTTGAAAAACACTACGGTTTGTCCCCCACCGGACATTTTACCGTCAACCCTGAGATCCAACCCGGCGCCCAGCGTTTACATCAAATACGAACACAGTTGGTTGAGCAGAAAGCCGTATGCGTTTTCGCTGAACCACAATTCAGGCCGGCCGTCATCGATGCCGTGTCTCGCGGAACCAACGTGCGTAAAGGCACCCTTGATCCGCTGGGCATGGGAATCAGCTTAACCAAAGACAGCTATGTGAAATTCCTCTCACAGTTGTCGAGCCAGTATGCGAGCTGCCTGAATGGAGCATAGAGGAATAGGTAAAAGTGCAGCAGATAGCCCGCTCTGTCGCCCTCGCATTTAATAATTTGCCGCGTCCCCACCGCGTTATGTTGGGTACATTAACTGTTGTGACATTGGCCGTCGCTGTCTGGCGGCCCTATGTTTATCATCCCCATGACGTTGCGCCCATCGTGAAAGACATCACGCTGGACAAAAACGAACTGCGTACGTTACTGCCTGAATCCAGTGAGCCGATTGATCAAACCACGGCAGAGCCGGAAGAAGACATCCCCGCGGATGACATCGATAAAGATGTGCCGGATAACCCGAATCAACACGATTACACCGTTTCGTCGGGTGATACGTTAAGCAGCGCGCTCAATCAGTATGGTATCGATCTCGGTGATATCAATGCGCTGGTGAGCAGCGACAAAGACTTCCGTAATCTGCGTGTCGGCCAGCAACTGAGCTGGACGCTGGATGCAGATGGACAGCTGCAAGACTTCACCTGGGAAGTGGATCGCCGTGAAACCCGCAGCTATGCGCGTCAGCCGAATGGCAGCTTTAAGATGCAGCAGGAGATGCAAAAGGGTGAATGGCAAAACAGCGTGTTGAAAGGCGAAGTGCGTGGCAGTTTTGGTGCCAGCGCGCAGCGTGCCGGATTAACCAGCGCCGAAACCAGTAACGTCATTAAAGCCATGCAGTGGCAGATGGACTTCCGCAAACTGCGTGCCGGTGATGATTTCAGCGTGCTGATGTCACGTGAAATGCTGGATGGTAAGAGCGCGCAGAGCCAGTTGCTTGGTGTGCGCCTGCGCACTGGCGGCAAAGATTATTACGCTTTCCGCGCGGAAGACGGCAAATTTTACGATCGTAACGGCTCCGGCCTTGCACGTGGCTTTATGCGTTTCCCTACCGTGAAGCAGTATCGCGTCTCATCCAACTTCAACCCACGCCGACTTAACCCGGTGACGGGGCGTATTGCACCACACAAAGGTGTCGATTTTGCTCTGCCAATTGGTACTCCGGTGCTGGCCGTGGGCGACGGTGAAGTGGTGATGGCTAAAAATGGCGGTGCTGCTGGGAACTATGTGGCCATTCGCCATGGTCGTCAGTATATGACCCGTTATATGCACCTGAGCAAAGCGCTGGTGAAGCCTGGTCAGAAAGTGAAACGTGGCGACCGCATTGCGTTGTCGGGTAATACCGGACGCTCTACCGGCCCGCATTTGCACTATGAAGTGTGGATCAACAATCAGGCGGTCAATCCATTGACGGCTAAGCTGCCGCGCATGGAAGGTCTGACCGGTAAAGACCGCAGCAACTACCTGGCAGATGTGAAGACGTATCTTCCGCAGTTAGCGCTGAAATAACGCACCACAGCCGCTAATATTAAAAAAACCGACGAAATATTCGTCGGTTTTTTGCTATCTGACGCAGGATGATTGCAAAATTAACCACCGTCACTATCATTGTCCCGTCATTGTCAGAGGCGAGTGCATGGAAACCCGAAAGAAAAATAACAGTGAGTTTATTCCCGTTTTTCAACGTTCTTTTTTAAAACCGAAATACTGGGGCAACTGGTTGGCGATTGGTGCGCTGGCCGGTATGGCAATGCTGCCTGCCAAAGTGCGCGATCCGATTCTGGGCGGATTAGGTCGATTTGCTGGCAAGCTGGCTAAAAGTGCGCGCCGCCGTGCGCTGATCAATCTCTACTATTGCCTGCCGGAATTGAGTGAAGCGCAGCGCGAAGAGATTGCTGATCGTATGTTTGCCACCGCGCCACAGGCGATGGTGATGATGGCTGAGTTGGGGATGCGCGATCCTGCGCGCGTACGACAACGCGTGGACTGGCACGGACGCGAAATTATTGAACAACTGCAGGCCAACAAAGAAAACGTTATTTTCCTGGTGCCGCACGGCTGGGGCGTAGATATTCCGGCGATGTTGCTGGCATCGGAAGGCCAGATGATGGCGGCGATGTTCCACAACCAGAGCGATCCGCTATTGGATTACGTGTGGAATCGGGTACGTCGTCGCTTTGGTGGCCGCATGCATGCCCGCAATGACGGCATCAAACCTTTTATCGCATCGGTCCGTCAGGGTTATTACGGCTACTATCTGCCGGATCAGGATCACGGCCCAGAGCACAGTGAGTTTGTGGATTTCTTTGCCACGTACAAGGCTACGCTGCCTGCCGTAGGTCGTTTGATGAAAGTGTGCCGCGCACGCGTTGTTCCGTTGTTCCCGGTTTATAACAGCGAGACGCATCGGCTGGAAATCTACGTTCGTCCGCCAATGGATGACTTGCTGGATGCAGATGACAACACGCTGGCGCGTCGAATGAACGAAGAGGTTGAGGTGTTTGTGCGTCCGCACCCGGAGCAGTACACCTGGATTTTGAAATTGCTTAAGACGCGTAAAGAGGGTGATATCGAGCCCTATGCGCGTAAAGACCTGTATCCGCGCAAATAGTTTTTTGCGCAATGAATTGTGCCGCTACGGAATGTGCAATTTTCACGATCCATAGCGGCGAGTTCAATCTCGCATCATTCTACTGCTTCAACGTGACTGCGACGCTTACGTTCACGCAGGAACAACGTCACCAGGCCAAACCACAGCACACCTGCCGCAAAGTTAATCCCACTGAACCACGGGGTGCCGCCACTGAAGTAACCGCTTTTCGCTAACTCAATGCCGATGGCCAGCGTCAGAATGCTGATCATTCCGAGCATGGCGGCAATGCTGCCTTTGCCTTCATTGCTGGAATAAAGCGTCAGGCGATAGAGACCCGCATTGACCATGCCTGCACCGAAAGCATACAGGCTTAATCCGGCGGTGAGCAGCAGATAGGTGTGGCTGTCGAGCAGATTGGCCAGCAAGGCTGTGCTTAACCCAATTAATATCGGCCAGGCGGCGAATTTAACCGGTTGTTCGATAGGCACACGGCCTGCCAGTTTTCCCAGTGTCAGATTGCCAGCGATCATCGCCAGGAACACCGGCAGTTGCAGCAGCGCGTACTCCATACGCGACAAGCCTTCATCGTGCATCAGAATCACCGGTGACAGCGCGACCCAAGTCAGAATCGGGATAAACACCAAACCGATGGCGAAGGATCCGTATACCACCTGACGATCGCGTGCCAGGCGGCCATAGGTGCGCGCCAGATTGGGAAGGGCGATAGAGTGGCTACGGTCGCCAGCGGTTTCCGGCATGATGCGCCACAGCACCACAAAGGCCACCAGGCTACAGATTGCGAACAGCCAGAACATACTGCGCCATTCACCGACCGTCAGCCAGGCTGCTCCAGCCAGCGGACCCGCCAGCGGTGCCAGCAGTGCCACGTTGGCCATCAGCGCCATCATGCGCACCGCCAGTGCTTCTGCAAAAGCCTCCTGCACGGCGGCGTAGCTGACTGCGCCGATAAAGCACAGGCTAATGCCCTGGATAAAGCGCAGCGTGACAAACTGCTCGATGTTGCTGACCCAGGTGGTCAGGATGCAGGCCGCCGCAAAGAACAGAATGCCAAACAGCAGCACCGGACGCCGGCCATATTTATCGGAGAGTGGGCCAAGCAGCCATTGCAGCACCACGCCGCCCATCAGATAGGCTGTCAACGACGTGGAAACCCATTCCGGACCAACGTCAAATTCAGAGGTCACCAGCAACATGCCGGGCTGAATCATGTCGTGGGCGATGTAAGTCGCAAACTCAAACAGCACCAGCGCGAGCGGAAACAGCAGCACGCGTCCGGTCAGTTGCGTAATCGGTTGAAAGCGGGCCATCTGGCCTCCTTGTCAGAGCAAAAATAAAAACGCGACTGCCAGGCAGTCGCGTTTGTCCATGTTGTTACAGCCGCTGTCGGTGGTGCGTGAGCGTTTAGTCTACGCGCAGGACACGGCTGGTATTGGTGGTGCCGGTGGTCGCCATCACGTCGCCCTGGGTGACAATCACCAGGTCGCCAGAAACGAGGAAACCTTTGTCGCGCAACAGGTTCACTGCATCATGCGCGGCGGCAACACCATCGTTGTTGCTGTCGAAATAGACGGGCGTTACACCACGGAACAGCGCCGTCAGATTCAGGGTACGTTCGTGACGTGACATCGCGAAGATCGGCAGTCCAGAAGTGATACGTGAAGTCATCAAGGCGGTACGGCCAGATTCAGTCATGGTGATGATGGCGGAAACCCCTTGCAGGTGGTTTGCGGCATACATGGCAGACATGGCAATCGCTTCTTCCACGTTGTCAAACTGCACTTCCAGGCGGTGCTTGGAGACGTTCACGCTCGGGATCTTTTCCGCGCCGAGGCACACTTTTGCCATCGCTGACACCGTTTCAGCCGGATACTGGCCTGCTGCGGTTTCGGCAGACAGCATCACCGCATCGGTACCATCCAACACGGCGTTAGCCACGTCCATGACTTCCGCACGGGTGGGCATCGGGTTGGTGATCATCGATTCCATCATCTGGGTAGCGGTAATGATGGTACGGTTCAACTGACGGGCACGACGGATCAGCGCTTTCTGGATACCGACCAGTTCTGGGTCGCCAATTTCAACACCCAAATCGCCACGCGCCACCATCACCACGTCAGAGGCGAGGATGATGTCATCCATGGCTTCCTGAGTGGCCACCGCTTCAGCTCGTTCCACTTTGGCTACCAGTTTGGCATCACAACCGGCGTCGCGCGCCAGGCGGCGAGCGTAATTCATATCTTCGCCATTGCGCGGGAAAGAGACGGCCAGGTAATCCACG
Protein-coding sequences here:
- a CDS encoding MFS transporter; translated protein: MARFQPITQLTGRVLLFPLALVLFEFATYIAHDMIQPGMLLVTSEFDVGPEWVSTSLTAYLMGGVVLQWLLGPLSDKYGRRPVLLFGILFFAAACILTTWVSNIEQFVTLRFIQGISLCFIGAVSYAAVQEAFAEALAVRMMALMANVALLAPLAGPLAGAAWLTVGEWRSMFWLFAICSLVAFVVLWRIMPETAGDRSHSIALPNLARTYGRLARDRQVVYGSFAIGLVFIPILTWVALSPVILMHDEGLSRMEYALLQLPVFLAMIAGNLTLGKLAGRVPIEQPVKFAAWPILIGLSTALLANLLDSHTYLLLTAGLSLYAFGAGMVNAGLYRLTLYSSNEGKGSIAAMLGMISILTLAIGIELAKSGYFSGGTPWFSGINFAAGVLWFGLVTLFLRERKRRSHVEAVE
- the ruvB gene encoding Holliday junction branch migration DNA helicase RuvB; translation: MIEADRLVSGVPLNEEESLDRAIRPKLLAEYVGQPQVREQMEIFIQAAKLRGDALDHLLIFGPPGLGKTTLANIVANEMGVNLRTTSGPVLEKAGDLAAMLTNLEPHDVLFIDEIHRLSPVVEEVLYPAMEDYQLDIMIGEGPAARSIKLDLPPFTLIGATTRAGSLTSPLRDRFGIVQRLEFYNVPDLQHIVSRSAACLGLSLSEEGALEVARRARGTPRIANRLLRRVRDYAEVRANGNMSGEVSASALDMLNVDNQGFDYMDRKLLLAIIDKFSGGPVGLDNLAAAIGEERETIEDVIEPFLIQQGFIQRTPRGRLATQHAYKHFGISREE
- the lpxM gene encoding lauroyl-Kdo(2)-lipid IV(A) myristoyltransferase (LpxM is lauroyl-Kdo(2)-lipid IV(A) myristoyltransferase, an enzyme characterized in Escherichia coli and involved in biosynthesis of the form of lipid A found in that species and some closely related species.), with translation METRKKNNSEFIPVFQRSFLKPKYWGNWLAIGALAGMAMLPAKVRDPILGGLGRFAGKLAKSARRRALINLYYCLPELSEAQREEIADRMFATAPQAMVMMAELGMRDPARVRQRVDWHGREIIEQLQANKENVIFLVPHGWGVDIPAMLLASEGQMMAAMFHNQSDPLLDYVWNRVRRRFGGRMHARNDGIKPFIASVRQGYYGYYLPDQDHGPEHSEFVDFFATYKATLPAVGRLMKVCRARVVPLFPVYNSETHRLEIYVRPPMDDLLDADDNTLARRMNEEVEVFVRPHPEQYTWILKLLKTRKEGDIEPYARKDLYPRK
- the znuA gene encoding zinc ABC transporter substrate-binding protein ZnuA; the encoded protein is MLHIKQRLVFTLPAAAMVAAFALPAHSAVVASIKPLGFIAAAIADGVTPVEVLLPDGASEHDYALRPSDVKRIKNEDLVVWVGPEMEAFLTKSAAELPAAKNLEIAAMPGVKPLLIRGGEEEEEHEHGHDHDQGAEKSEDQDASDDHHHHGEFNMHLWMSPEIARQSAVAIHGKLLELMPQSRAKLDANLQQFEAGLADADKHIGAQLAPVKNKGYFVFHDAYSYFEKHYGLSPTGHFTVNPEIQPGAQRLHQIRTQLVEQKAVCVFAEPQFRPAVIDAVSRGTNVRKGTLDPLGMGISLTKDSYVKFLSQLSSQYASCLNGA
- the znuC gene encoding zinc ABC transporter ATP-binding protein ZnuC, with product MSSLVTLENISVKFSQRPVLAGISLSLEPGKILTLLGPNGAGKSTLVRTVLGLLTPTSGTVKRTPGLRIGYVPQKLHIDPTLPITVERFMRLTRGSQRDAILPALKRVQAGHLLQAPLQKLSGGETQRVLLARALLNQPQLLVLDEPTQGVDVNGQVALYDLIDQLRGELNCGVLMVSHDLHLVMAKTDEVLCLNHHICCSGTPEAVSQHPEFIAMFGPRGAQQLAIYRHNHNHRHDLQGRIVLRKGKGS
- the mepM gene encoding murein DD-endopeptidase MepM, with product MQQIARSVALAFNNLPRPHRVMLGTLTVVTLAVAVWRPYVYHPHDVAPIVKDITLDKNELRTLLPESSEPIDQTTAEPEEDIPADDIDKDVPDNPNQHDYTVSSGDTLSSALNQYGIDLGDINALVSSDKDFRNLRVGQQLSWTLDADGQLQDFTWEVDRRETRSYARQPNGSFKMQQEMQKGEWQNSVLKGEVRGSFGASAQRAGLTSAETSNVIKAMQWQMDFRKLRAGDDFSVLMSREMLDGKSAQSQLLGVRLRTGGKDYYAFRAEDGKFYDRNGSGLARGFMRFPTVKQYRVSSNFNPRRLNPVTGRIAPHKGVDFALPIGTPVLAVGDGEVVMAKNGGAAGNYVAIRHGRQYMTRYMHLSKALVKPGQKVKRGDRIALSGNTGRSTGPHLHYEVWINNQAVNPLTAKLPRMEGLTGKDRSNYLADVKTYLPQLALK
- the pyk gene encoding pyruvate kinase, which encodes MSRRLRRTKIVTTLGPATDRDNNLEKIIAAGANVVRLNFSHGTAEDHQLRANKVREIAAKLGRHVAILGDLQGPKIRVSTFKEGKVFLNVGDRFLLDADLSKGEGDKEKVGIDYKGLPEDVVPGDILLLDDGRVQLKVLEVQGVKVFTEVTVGGPLSNNKGINKLGGGLSAEALTEKDKVDIITAAKIGVDYLAVSFPRNGEDMNYARRLARDAGCDAKLVAKVERAEAVATQEAMDDIILASDVVMVARGDLGVEIGDPELVGIQKALIRRARQLNRTIITATQMMESMITNPMPTRAEVMDVANAVLDGTDAVMLSAETAAGQYPAETVSAMAKVCLGAEKIPSVNVSKHRLEVQFDNVEEAIAMSAMYAANHLQGVSAIITMTESGRTALMTSRITSGLPIFAMSRHERTLNLTALFRGVTPVYFDSNNDGVAAAHDAVNLLRDKGFLVSGDLVIVTQGDVMATTGTTNTSRVLRVD
- the znuB gene encoding zinc ABC transporter permease subunit ZnuB, with amino-acid sequence MIELLLPGWLGGVLLALAAGPLGSFVVWRRMSYFGDTLAHASLLGVAFGLLLNVNPYYAVILVTVCLALGLVWLERRPHLAIDTLLGIMAHSALSLGLVVVSLMQGVRVDLMAYLFGDLLAVTPDDLWMMGGGVAIVLAVMAWQWRSLLSMTISPELAQVDGVNIQRTRLMLMLVTALTIGVAMKFVGALIITSLLIIPAATARRFSRSPEQMAGFAVLTGILAVTGGLTFSATYDTPAGPSVVLCAAVLFILSMAKKPAA